In Pseudobacteroides sp., a single window of DNA contains:
- a CDS encoding ABC transporter ATP-binding protein — MIKLFRFLKPFTLLIIGVIVLVFIQTLTDLYLPTLMSDIISKGVMNGDTDFIWKIGGEMLMFTGIGVVCAIIASFLSAKAAVGLGTIVRDKIFKKVESFSLNEFDKFGTSTLITRTTNDVNQVQMVLVIMMRMMVGAPLMAIGGIYLAFQKDRELTWVLAVAIPVLAAFIIIVAKLALPLFKQTQVKIDKINLVLREKLTGIRVIRAFNRVERERERFEEANFDLTDNYIKVNKIMAFMMPAIMLIMNFTSLAILWFGAWEVKNGMEIGNLMAFTQYAMQIMFSMLMVAMMFVMVPRAQAAAIRINEVLETEADIVDTKQAKECYLGKGYVEFKDVSFRYHGAEEYALSNISFSAKPGEITAIIGSTGSGKSTLVNLIPRFYDIEGGSVLVDGVDVREMTQECLRAKIGFVPQKAVLFNGTISHNIKVGKDDATDEEIRHAAEVAQAVHFIENFEGGFSHHIAQGGTNVSGGQKQRLSIARALVRKPEIYIFDDSFSALDFKTDAALRAALKKEIADSTVIIVAQRVGTVMDADRIIVLDEGRIAGIGKHKDLLSNCEVYREIVASQLSEEEIA, encoded by the coding sequence ATGATAAAATTGTTCAGGTTTCTAAAACCCTTTACCCTGCTTATTATAGGTGTCATAGTTTTGGTGTTTATTCAGACCCTTACGGATTTGTATTTACCTACACTTATGTCAGATATTATAAGTAAAGGAGTTATGAATGGGGATACTGATTTTATCTGGAAAATAGGCGGTGAAATGCTTATGTTTACAGGAATTGGAGTGGTATGTGCTATTATAGCAAGCTTCCTGTCTGCTAAAGCCGCTGTTGGTTTGGGTACAATTGTGAGAGATAAGATTTTTAAAAAGGTGGAAAGCTTTTCACTGAACGAGTTTGATAAATTTGGGACTTCAACCCTTATTACAAGAACCACTAATGATGTTAATCAGGTTCAAATGGTTTTAGTTATCATGATGAGAATGATGGTTGGAGCACCTTTGATGGCCATAGGAGGCATATACCTTGCATTCCAGAAGGATAGAGAATTGACATGGGTTTTAGCAGTGGCAATACCGGTCCTTGCAGCGTTTATTATAATAGTTGCAAAGCTGGCACTGCCGTTATTTAAGCAAACACAGGTTAAGATTGATAAAATAAATCTGGTTTTACGTGAAAAGCTTACTGGTATCAGGGTTATTAGGGCATTTAACAGGGTGGAACGTGAGAGGGAAAGGTTCGAGGAAGCAAATTTTGATCTCACCGATAACTATATTAAAGTAAACAAAATCATGGCGTTTATGATGCCTGCCATCATGCTTATAATGAATTTTACATCCCTTGCGATTCTATGGTTTGGAGCTTGGGAAGTTAAAAACGGTATGGAAATAGGTAACCTGATGGCCTTCACGCAGTATGCCATGCAAATAATGTTTTCAATGCTTATGGTTGCCATGATGTTTGTTATGGTGCCAAGAGCACAAGCAGCAGCAATAAGAATAAACGAGGTATTGGAGACAGAAGCTGACATAGTTGATACAAAGCAAGCGAAAGAATGTTATTTGGGTAAGGGGTATGTAGAGTTTAAGGATGTTTCCTTCAGATACCATGGTGCAGAAGAATATGCTTTAAGTAATATTTCATTTTCTGCAAAGCCTGGAGAAATAACAGCTATAATTGGAAGTACAGGATCAGGGAAATCTACATTGGTTAATCTTATTCCCAGGTTTTATGATATAGAGGGCGGCAGTGTGCTGGTAGACGGGGTAGATGTAAGAGAAATGACCCAGGAATGCTTGAGGGCCAAGATTGGTTTTGTGCCCCAAAAGGCGGTACTTTTTAATGGAACAATAAGCCATAACATAAAGGTAGGTAAGGATGATGCTACCGATGAGGAAATAAGGCATGCTGCCGAGGTTGCACAGGCAGTTCATTTTATTGAGAATTTTGAGGGTGGATTTTCGCATCATATAGCTCAAGGCGGGACCAATGTTTCTGGAGGTCAGAAGCAGAGGCTTTCAATTGCCAGAGCCCTTGTAAGAAAACCTGAAATCTATATATTTGATGACAGTTTTTCAGCTCTTGATTTCAAGACTGATGCTGCTTTGAGAGCAGCCCTCAAAAAGGAAATTGCAGATTCTACTGTAATAATTGTTGCACAAAGGGTTGGAACGGTTATGGATGCCGATAGAATAATAGTTTTAGATGAAGGCCGAATAGCAGGAATAGGAAAGCATAAGGATTTGCTAAGTAACTGTGAGGTGTACAGAGAGATTGTGGCATCGCAGCTTTCGGAGGAGGAGATTGCATGA
- a CDS encoding MarR family winged helix-turn-helix transcriptional regulator, with the protein MERGKLVDNFLVFFPFVYKKLMRDMPVSDISRQKLGLLQLISSNDCNTMSYYSNKTMISKPNLTVMADKLIEENLIERMYDPNDRRVINLKITEKGKNVLEKHKIKVKETLLKKFEMLGDDEVKRLNELINEMESIMKNITRE; encoded by the coding sequence TAATTTTCTTGTCTTTTTTCCTTTTGTATATAAGAAGCTTATGAGGGATATGCCAGTGTCTGATATATCACGGCAGAAATTAGGACTTTTGCAGCTAATTAGCAGCAATGATTGCAATACAATGAGCTATTACAGCAACAAGACCATGATTTCAAAGCCCAATCTTACGGTTATGGCAGATAAGCTCATAGAAGAAAACCTTATAGAGAGAATGTATGATCCTAATGACAGAAGAGTAATCAACCTTAAAATCACTGAAAAAGGAAAGAATGTGCTTGAGAAGCATAAGATTAAAGTAAAGGAAACTCTGCTAAAAAAATTTGAAATGTTAGGTGATGATGAAGTAAAAAGGCTTAATGAATTAATAAATGAAATGGAATCAATTATGAAAAACATAACAAGAGAGTGA